The following coding sequences lie in one Pseudarthrobacter phenanthrenivorans Sphe3 genomic window:
- a CDS encoding NAD-dependent epimerase/dehydratase family protein yields MRIAVTGGSGKLGRHVVRRLSDDGHQVLNLDRAGARSPGLVVVDLRNYGEVLDVLLGVDDRHDGFDAVVHLGAIPAPGIIPDAATFENNMLSTYNVFQAARRAGIKKVVYASSETVLGLPFDVDPPYIPVDEEYPARPESTYSLVKHLEEQMAKELTRWDPELSVTALRFSNVMDVEDYQNFPSFDADATLRKWNLWGYIDGRDGAQAVVRALENAKPGFEAFIIANADTVMSRPSAGLAAEVFPDVKVVKELGEHETMLSIDKARRLLGFEPEHTWRDHWQDPADSPSS; encoded by the coding sequence ATGAGAATTGCGGTTACCGGCGGAAGCGGAAAACTGGGACGGCACGTGGTCCGCAGGCTCAGCGACGATGGCCACCAGGTCCTGAACCTGGACCGCGCAGGTGCCCGGAGCCCCGGACTGGTGGTGGTGGACCTGCGCAACTACGGCGAGGTGCTGGACGTGCTGCTGGGCGTGGATGACAGGCACGACGGTTTCGACGCCGTTGTGCACCTGGGCGCCATCCCGGCCCCCGGCATCATTCCTGACGCGGCAACGTTCGAAAACAACATGCTGTCCACCTACAACGTGTTCCAGGCGGCCCGCCGCGCGGGGATCAAGAAGGTGGTGTACGCCTCGAGTGAGACCGTTCTGGGACTTCCGTTCGACGTCGACCCGCCCTACATCCCCGTGGACGAGGAATACCCGGCCCGGCCCGAAAGCACATACTCCCTGGTGAAGCACCTCGAGGAGCAGATGGCTAAGGAACTGACGCGCTGGGACCCGGAGCTGAGCGTCACCGCCCTGCGGTTTTCCAACGTCATGGACGTTGAGGACTACCAGAACTTCCCTTCCTTCGACGCGGATGCCACCCTCCGGAAGTGGAACCTGTGGGGCTACATCGACGGCCGTGACGGCGCCCAGGCAGTGGTCCGTGCCCTTGAAAACGCCAAGCCGGGATTCGAAGCGTTCATCATCGCCAACGCGGATACGGTCATGAGCCGGCCAAGTGCCGGCCTGGCTGCCGAAGTGTTCCCTGACGTGAAGGTGGTCAAGGAACTCGGCGAACACGAAACCATGCTCTCCATCGACAAGGCACGCCGGCTCCTGGGCTTCGAGCCCGAGCACACCTGGCGGGACCACTGGCAGGACCCCGCGGACAGCCCTTCGAGCTAG
- a CDS encoding adenylate kinase, whose protein sequence is MIRLLIIGPPGSGKGTQAEQLARHFGIPAVSTGEIFRSNVSEETELGNQAASYLDGGDFVPDHLTNALVRDRLVDSDLQEGFLLDGYPRTAPQVQELDTMLANQGFALDAVIELHAPDAVLEQRMRRRAADQGRSDDTVDVFRRRLDLYHRETHEVVSVYAGRGILVSVDGSGEPGDITGAAITAVEKFLRGRLSGH, encoded by the coding sequence ATGATCAGGCTGCTCATCATCGGCCCGCCGGGCTCCGGCAAAGGCACCCAGGCGGAACAGCTGGCGCGGCACTTCGGCATCCCCGCTGTCTCTACCGGGGAAATCTTCCGGAGCAACGTCAGCGAGGAGACGGAGCTGGGGAACCAGGCTGCCAGCTACCTCGACGGCGGTGATTTCGTCCCGGACCATCTCACCAATGCGCTTGTCAGGGACCGGCTCGTGGACAGCGACCTGCAGGAGGGTTTCCTCCTGGACGGTTACCCGCGCACGGCGCCCCAGGTGCAGGAGCTGGACACCATGCTGGCCAACCAGGGGTTCGCCCTGGATGCCGTCATTGAGCTGCACGCCCCGGACGCTGTCCTGGAGCAGCGGATGCGCCGGCGCGCAGCCGACCAAGGCCGTAGCGACGACACGGTGGACGTGTTCCGGCGGCGGCTGGATCTCTACCACCGCGAGACGCATGAAGTAGTCTCTGTCTATGCCGGGCGCGGAATACTCGTGTCCGTGGATGGCAGCGGGGAACCCGGTGACATCACCGGGGCGGCGATCACCGCCGTCGAAAAGTTCCTTCGCGGCCGGCTGTCCGGCCACTGA
- a CDS encoding GAF and ANTAR domain-containing protein: MASESTAKPDTSITEHLHELVLSSPDVEDFLNELAQVSARNLSEPGDEIMCAITLLRQRKAATVASSSPEAKAIAQLEYEFSETPSLTASTRQETISVPDAQHDGRWPEYSTAVLAQGVRSVLALPFQLEGGTKAALLLYSPRPHRFESRIVEFAEDFVGQTSLALRLAVRFAHYSETAANLRATLESRTVIDMAVGIIMAQNRCSQQDAFEILKTASSTRNSKLHDVAAVVVNSLGQGPARTHYDG; the protein is encoded by the coding sequence GTGGCCAGCGAGTCAACAGCAAAACCCGATACATCCATTACCGAGCACCTGCATGAGCTGGTCCTCAGCAGCCCGGACGTTGAGGACTTCCTCAACGAACTGGCACAGGTGTCCGCACGCAACCTTTCCGAGCCCGGCGACGAAATCATGTGCGCCATCACCCTGCTGCGGCAGCGCAAGGCAGCCACGGTGGCCAGCAGCAGCCCTGAGGCGAAGGCCATCGCGCAGCTTGAGTACGAGTTCAGCGAGACGCCCAGCCTGACGGCTTCCACCAGGCAGGAGACCATCAGCGTCCCGGACGCGCAGCATGACGGCCGCTGGCCCGAGTACTCCACTGCCGTCCTGGCCCAGGGCGTCCGTTCCGTCCTTGCCCTGCCCTTCCAGTTGGAGGGCGGAACAAAGGCGGCACTGCTGCTGTACTCCCCCCGGCCCCACCGTTTTGAATCCCGCATCGTTGAATTCGCCGAGGACTTCGTGGGCCAGACTTCCCTTGCCCTGCGGCTTGCGGTCCGCTTTGCCCACTACAGCGAGACGGCGGCCAACCTCCGCGCCACACTGGAATCCCGCACTGTCATCGACATGGCCGTGGGGATCATCATGGCGCAGAACCGGTGCAGCCAGCAGGACGCCTTCGAGATCCTGAAAACGGCGTCCAGCACCCGCAACTCCAAGCTGCATGATGTCGCCGCCGTGGTGGTCAACTCGCTGGGCCAGGGGCCAGCCAGGACACACTACGACGGATAG
- a CDS encoding alpha/beta fold hydrolase, with product MAFITVGTENSTDIELYYEDHGSGQPVVLIHGYPLDGSSWEKQTAALLEAGYRVITYDRRGFGKSSKTTEGYDYDTFAADLNTVLTTLDLNDVVLVGFSMGTGEVGRYLGTYGSARVARAAFLGSLEPFLLKTGDNPDGVPQEVFDGLMKAVTADRYAFFTEFFKNFYNSDTFLGTPRLSQEAVNASWNLAAGAGATASVAAQPTWLTDFRNDIPKIDVPALILHGTADNILPIDSTGRLFAKALPSAEYVEIEGAPHGLLWTHAAEVNEALLRFLAK from the coding sequence ATGGCTTTCATCACCGTTGGAACCGAAAACAGCACTGACATCGAGCTTTACTACGAAGACCACGGCTCCGGCCAGCCCGTCGTGCTGATCCACGGCTACCCCCTGGATGGTTCCTCCTGGGAAAAGCAGACTGCCGCCCTCCTGGAAGCCGGCTACCGGGTCATCACCTACGACCGGCGCGGCTTTGGAAAGTCGAGCAAGACTACCGAAGGCTACGACTACGACACTTTCGCCGCGGATCTCAACACCGTCCTGACAACCCTGGACCTGAACGATGTTGTCCTGGTGGGGTTCTCGATGGGCACCGGCGAGGTGGGCCGCTACCTGGGCACGTATGGGTCTGCACGGGTGGCGCGGGCTGCGTTCCTCGGTTCCCTTGAGCCATTCCTGCTCAAGACTGGCGACAACCCGGATGGCGTTCCCCAGGAAGTGTTCGATGGCCTCATGAAGGCCGTCACGGCAGACCGGTACGCGTTCTTCACGGAGTTCTTCAAGAACTTCTACAACTCCGACACATTCCTTGGCACGCCCCGCCTCAGCCAGGAAGCAGTCAACGCCAGCTGGAACCTGGCGGCCGGCGCAGGCGCCACAGCATCCGTCGCGGCGCAGCCCACCTGGCTCACCGACTTCCGGAACGACATCCCAAAAATCGACGTTCCCGCCCTCATCCTCCATGGCACTGCGGACAACATCCTGCCCATCGATTCCACCGGCCGGCTGTTCGCCAAGGCCCTGCCCAGCGCCGAGTACGTGGAGATCGAAGGTGCCCCGCACGGCCTGCTGTGGACCCACGCCGCAGAGGTCAACGAAGCCCTGCTGCGCTTCCTGGCCAAGTAG
- a CDS encoding fatty acid desaturase family protein, producing the protein MSVISPSKATPAPKGTSAGGSRTRPGKLAESGSPTVRPPAAAHLTDEQVAELGRELDAIRDEVLAKRGAADAAYIRRVIKIQRGLEISGRAALLVGKNKAAWVTGTTLLSLAKILENMEIGHNVLHGQWDWMRDPDIHSTTWEWDFVTPSRSWQHTHNDLHHRWTNVVGKDNDVGYNLLRMDEQQPWKPMNLGNPLYNAILAPLFEWGIAIYDLELTEFKEGKKSKEALLKDLKALGKKVVTQFTKDYAATPAVATLTGSGKQALYGTLTANAVRNVWAHAVIFCGHFPEGTDTFTEEMAEGETRGDWYIRQMIGSANISGSKFMHIMTGNLSHQIEHHLFPDLPSNRYAEVAPKVREICERYGLKYTTGPLLKQVGSTWGKIFKLALPGKAAKA; encoded by the coding sequence ATGTCTGTAATTTCACCCAGCAAGGCCACTCCCGCACCCAAGGGCACTTCCGCCGGAGGGTCGAGGACGCGCCCCGGAAAGCTTGCCGAGTCCGGCAGCCCCACCGTGCGGCCGCCCGCCGCCGCCCACCTGACCGATGAGCAGGTGGCCGAGCTCGGCCGCGAGCTGGACGCCATCCGCGACGAGGTCCTGGCCAAGCGCGGGGCAGCGGACGCCGCCTACATCCGCCGTGTGATCAAGATCCAGCGTGGCCTGGAAATCTCCGGCCGCGCCGCATTGCTGGTCGGCAAGAACAAGGCCGCCTGGGTCACCGGGACCACGCTGCTGAGCCTCGCCAAGATCCTCGAAAACATGGAAATCGGGCACAACGTCCTGCACGGCCAGTGGGACTGGATGCGGGACCCGGACATCCACTCCACCACCTGGGAATGGGACTTCGTCACTCCGTCCCGCTCCTGGCAGCACACGCACAATGACCTCCACCACCGCTGGACCAACGTGGTGGGCAAGGACAACGACGTCGGATACAACCTCCTGCGGATGGACGAACAGCAGCCATGGAAGCCGATGAACCTTGGCAACCCGCTGTACAACGCCATCCTGGCGCCCCTTTTCGAGTGGGGCATCGCCATCTACGACCTTGAGCTCACGGAGTTCAAGGAAGGCAAGAAGTCCAAGGAAGCGCTGCTCAAGGACCTCAAGGCCCTCGGCAAGAAGGTTGTCACACAGTTCACCAAGGACTACGCGGCCACGCCCGCCGTCGCCACGCTGACCGGCTCCGGCAAGCAGGCCCTCTATGGCACCCTGACCGCCAACGCTGTCCGCAACGTCTGGGCCCACGCGGTCATCTTCTGCGGCCACTTCCCCGAAGGCACTGACACCTTCACGGAAGAAATGGCCGAAGGCGAAACCCGCGGCGACTGGTACATCCGCCAGATGATCGGCTCCGCCAACATCTCCGGGTCAAAGTTCATGCACATCATGACCGGTAACCTTTCCCACCAGATCGAGCACCATCTCTTCCCGGATCTGCCCTCCAACCGGTACGCCGAGGTGGCGCCCAAGGTCCGTGAAATCTGTGAGCGCTACGGTTTGAAGTACACCACCGGGCCCTTGCTGAAGCAGGTTGGTTCCACCTGGGGCAAGATCTTCAAGCTGGCACTTCCGGGCAAGGCTGCGAAGGCCTGA
- a CDS encoding ferredoxin reductase, translating into MIRLRQLAQAATVLTTPLSPEDILALFNPVYSARQLRGVVTRVVQETAQSATIFFRPGRGWHSHLAGQWARIGVELDGVRHWRSYSLSAPAGKDPAITVTDVGAVSGTLVRTTKPGDVLFLAPPQGDFVLPEHPRPLLMVTAGSGITPVMSMIRTLVPRRPDADVVLVHSARTPGDSLFREELAELADQFPNFRLAHWFTGEQGRMDLTNTSQLDEICPDWKERAAYACGPDSFLDDAEALWKRAALTTAAPGTDVAVAGSAGNLMIERFNTTFEGGVGHDGGLVTFEASDREVEADGDTPILDVGEDAGVLMPSGCRMGICHSCLTPLLSGQVRDLRTGEVHGEPGQLIQTCVSAAAGPVNLEI; encoded by the coding sequence ATGATCCGGTTACGTCAGCTGGCCCAAGCGGCCACTGTGCTCACCACGCCCCTGTCGCCGGAGGACATCCTGGCGCTGTTCAACCCTGTCTACTCTGCCCGGCAGCTTCGCGGTGTTGTGACACGCGTGGTCCAGGAGACGGCGCAGTCTGCAACAATCTTTTTCCGGCCCGGCCGGGGCTGGCACTCCCACCTCGCAGGACAGTGGGCGCGCATCGGCGTCGAGCTCGACGGCGTCCGTCACTGGCGCTCCTACTCCCTCAGCGCCCCTGCCGGCAAAGATCCGGCCATCACGGTCACCGACGTCGGCGCGGTTTCCGGCACCCTGGTGCGGACCACCAAGCCCGGCGACGTCTTGTTCCTCGCTCCTCCGCAGGGCGACTTCGTGCTCCCGGAGCACCCCAGGCCCTTGCTGATGGTCACGGCGGGCAGCGGCATTACCCCGGTGATGTCCATGATCCGCACACTTGTCCCGCGGCGTCCGGATGCCGACGTCGTGCTTGTCCACTCTGCCCGCACCCCCGGCGACAGCCTCTTCCGTGAAGAACTTGCCGAGCTCGCTGACCAGTTCCCGAACTTCCGGCTCGCCCACTGGTTCACCGGCGAGCAGGGCCGCATGGACCTCACCAACACCTCGCAGCTGGACGAGATCTGCCCGGACTGGAAGGAACGCGCCGCCTACGCCTGCGGTCCGGACAGCTTCCTGGACGACGCCGAAGCGCTGTGGAAGCGTGCCGCACTGACGACGGCGGCTCCGGGCACGGACGTGGCGGTTGCGGGCAGTGCCGGCAACCTCATGATCGAACGCTTCAACACCACCTTCGAAGGCGGCGTGGGGCACGACGGCGGCCTGGTCACCTTCGAGGCCTCCGACCGGGAAGTGGAAGCCGACGGCGACACCCCCATCCTGGACGTCGGCGAGGACGCCGGGGTGCTGATGCCCAGCGGCTGCCGCATGGGCATCTGCCACAGCTGCCTCACACCACTCCTGTCCGGGCAGGTCCGTGACCTCCGCACCGGGGAAGTCCACGGCGAACCCGGCCAACTGATCCAAACGTGTGTCTCGGCAGCCGCCGGACCCGTCAACCTCGAAATCTGA
- a CDS encoding LLM class flavin-dependent oxidoreductase, with protein MERIGFLSFGHWGPGQGSRTRTAGDALLQAIDLSVAAEEIGVDGAFFRVHHFARQQASPFPLLSAIAARTSRIEIGTGVIDMRYENPLYLAEEAAATDLISGGRLQLGISRGSPEPARQGAAAFGYVPQPGETDADMARRHTALFRKAITGAGVAQADPRYAGGATGLLPVQPQSPGLSERIWWGAGTRKTAVWAAELGMNLMSSTLLTEDTGVPFHELQAEQIQLFRDAWSSAGHAHTPRISVSRSVLPIVDEEDSRYFAGSALRDGRDQVGIIDGLTARFGKSYAGAPDIIAEQLAGDSAVQAADTLMLTVPNQLGVEFNAKLLGNIARYIAPALGWSPST; from the coding sequence ATGGAGCGCATCGGATTTCTTTCCTTCGGACACTGGGGCCCCGGCCAGGGCTCCCGCACCAGGACTGCGGGGGACGCACTCCTGCAGGCCATTGACCTGTCCGTCGCCGCCGAAGAGATAGGGGTGGACGGGGCGTTCTTCCGCGTCCATCACTTCGCGCGGCAGCAAGCGTCACCCTTCCCGCTCCTGTCCGCCATTGCTGCCCGGACAAGCCGCATCGAAATCGGCACCGGCGTCATTGACATGCGATATGAAAATCCCCTTTACCTCGCCGAGGAAGCCGCGGCCACGGACCTGATCAGCGGGGGCAGGCTGCAGCTGGGGATCAGCAGGGGCTCACCTGAACCTGCCCGCCAGGGTGCGGCTGCCTTCGGATATGTCCCCCAGCCCGGTGAAACCGACGCCGACATGGCACGCAGGCACACAGCCCTCTTCCGCAAGGCCATCACTGGCGCCGGCGTGGCCCAAGCAGACCCCCGGTACGCAGGGGGAGCCACGGGGTTGCTGCCCGTCCAGCCCCAGTCGCCTGGCCTGTCGGAACGCATCTGGTGGGGTGCAGGTACGCGGAAGACGGCCGTGTGGGCGGCAGAACTGGGCATGAACCTGATGAGTTCCACCTTGCTCACCGAGGACACGGGCGTTCCGTTCCATGAGCTGCAGGCTGAGCAGATCCAGCTGTTCAGGGATGCATGGTCGTCCGCCGGCCATGCGCACACGCCGCGTATTTCAGTCAGCCGCAGTGTCCTTCCCATCGTGGACGAAGAGGACAGCAGGTACTTTGCGGGGAGTGCCCTGCGGGACGGCCGGGACCAGGTTGGAATCATCGACGGCCTGACTGCCAGGTTCGGAAAAAGCTACGCGGGCGCTCCGGATATCATTGCGGAGCAACTTGCAGGAGACTCGGCGGTCCAGGCGGCCGACACCCTGATGCTCACCGTTCCCAACCAGTTGGGGGTCGAGTTCAACGCCAAATTGCTGGGCAATATCGCGCGCTATATCGCGCCCGCCCTGGGCTGGAGTCCGAGCACCTGA
- a CDS encoding YnfA family protein, giving the protein MDIPDEAAGIAKTILLFALAAAAEIGGAWLVWQSVREGKDWWWAGLGVIALGAYGFVATLQPDAHFGRILAAYGGVFVAGSLVCLLGVAVIMFAPRNGG; this is encoded by the coding sequence GTGGACATTCCTGATGAAGCTGCCGGCATCGCCAAGACCATCCTGCTGTTCGCCCTTGCCGCCGCAGCGGAAATCGGCGGCGCCTGGCTGGTGTGGCAGTCCGTCCGCGAAGGCAAGGACTGGTGGTGGGCAGGGCTGGGCGTTATTGCACTTGGTGCCTACGGATTTGTGGCCACACTCCAGCCTGATGCCCATTTCGGCCGGATCCTGGCCGCATACGGCGGGGTGTTTGTTGCCGGTTCACTGGTCTGCCTGCTGGGCGTGGCCGTGATCATGTTTGCCCCGCGTAACGGAGGATAG
- the lhgO gene encoding L-2-hydroxyglutarate oxidase, whose amino-acid sequence MADYCIVGGGIVGLATAYQLLSKQPGASLVLLEAAETLASHQTGHNSGVIHSGIYYPPGSLKARFSKLGAGQTKEFCQRHGIPYQEPGKLLVATSALELARLGQLEERAAIHGLEHERIDQAELRRREPNVSGLGALFIPSTGIVDYTEVARKLAALVTAAGGQVVTGAKVTSIVEHGDRVDVGTSGGRYSCRQLVACAGLQSDRLAGMAGVDIDVQIIPFRGEYFELPPEKSDYVKHLIYPVPDPALPFLGVHLSPTVAGTITVGPNAVLGLAREGYPKFSVDLRDVGRYLRFPGLWHVARANSAAAVREVRNSLFKGSYLKECRKYAPGLNKGDLLPHEAGIRAQAVRRDGTLIHDFLLAETPRMIHVMNAPSPAATAALPIGEHLASKALRPRA is encoded by the coding sequence ATGGCGGACTACTGCATTGTTGGCGGCGGCATCGTTGGCCTGGCTACGGCCTACCAGTTGCTGAGCAAGCAGCCGGGAGCTTCCCTGGTCCTGCTGGAGGCCGCAGAGACCCTGGCCTCCCACCAGACCGGCCACAACAGCGGCGTGATCCATTCCGGCATCTACTACCCGCCGGGCAGCCTCAAGGCACGGTTCAGCAAACTCGGCGCCGGGCAAACCAAGGAATTCTGCCAGCGCCACGGCATCCCCTACCAGGAACCGGGAAAGCTGCTGGTTGCCACCTCAGCCCTGGAGTTGGCGCGGCTCGGCCAACTGGAAGAAAGGGCAGCGATCCACGGCCTGGAGCATGAGCGGATCGACCAGGCTGAGCTGCGCCGGCGGGAACCCAACGTTTCGGGGCTGGGCGCACTGTTCATCCCCAGTACAGGCATTGTTGACTACACCGAAGTGGCGCGGAAGCTGGCTGCACTTGTCACGGCGGCGGGCGGCCAGGTGGTCACCGGGGCAAAGGTCACCTCCATTGTTGAGCATGGGGACCGGGTGGATGTGGGCACCAGCGGTGGCCGGTACAGCTGCCGGCAGCTGGTGGCGTGCGCCGGCCTCCAGTCGGACCGGCTGGCGGGGATGGCAGGGGTGGACATCGATGTGCAGATCATTCCGTTCCGGGGTGAGTACTTCGAGCTGCCGCCGGAGAAGTCGGACTATGTCAAGCATCTGATCTACCCCGTCCCTGATCCTGCCCTGCCGTTCCTGGGCGTGCACCTCAGCCCCACGGTGGCCGGCACCATCACGGTGGGACCCAACGCCGTGCTGGGTCTGGCCCGCGAGGGCTACCCCAAATTCTCGGTGGATCTCCGGGATGTGGGCCGGTACCTGCGCTTTCCGGGGCTTTGGCACGTGGCGCGGGCCAACTCAGCTGCGGCCGTGCGGGAGGTACGCAATTCCCTCTTTAAGGGCAGCTATCTCAAGGAATGCCGGAAGTACGCGCCCGGCCTCAACAAAGGTGACCTCCTCCCGCACGAGGCCGGCATCCGCGCCCAGGCGGTCCGGCGCGACGGCACGCTCATCCACGATTTCCTGCTGGCCGAGACACCGCGGATGATCCACGTCATGAACGCCCCTTCGCCAGCGGCCACAGCAGCACTGCCCATCGGCGAGCACCTGGCGTCCAAGGCGCTGCGGCCCCGTGCCTGA
- a CDS encoding YidH family protein: MTNSDRPASASVPPSRGKIAERLLPGGEEPDPRFTLANERTFLAWIRTSLALLAGGIAIEAFTSDLFLEPVRKGLAVVLLLLGMLLSGGSAVRWLRVERSMRNKAPLPLPLIVPLLAATGALAAAVVLIFILWR; the protein is encoded by the coding sequence GTGACCAACAGCGACCGACCCGCCAGCGCTTCCGTTCCGCCGTCGCGCGGGAAAATCGCCGAACGCCTGCTGCCCGGTGGCGAGGAACCGGACCCGCGGTTCACCTTGGCTAACGAGCGCACGTTCCTCGCCTGGATCCGCACATCCCTCGCACTGCTGGCCGGCGGCATCGCGATCGAAGCCTTCACCTCCGACTTGTTCCTGGAACCTGTCCGCAAGGGCCTGGCGGTGGTCCTGCTCCTGCTCGGAATGCTGCTGAGCGGCGGCTCGGCGGTGCGCTGGCTACGGGTGGAAAGGAGCATGCGCAACAAGGCTCCGCTTCCGCTGCCGCTGATCGTGCCGCTCCTTGCCGCCACCGGGGCACTGGCGGCCGCCGTCGTACTGATCTTCATTCTCTGGCGCTGA
- a CDS encoding DUF202 domain-containing protein: MHGDPGLQPERTTLAWGRTMMALVTVSAIFLRWLPQHGFPILLLFAVSAGAAATIYFTQRRRYSASSRGIHRENVDADITAVLWTAFAGVVLGGLGIGVVLAG, from the coding sequence ATGCACGGCGACCCCGGCCTCCAGCCTGAACGCACCACCCTGGCCTGGGGCCGCACCATGATGGCCCTGGTGACCGTCAGCGCCATCTTCCTGCGGTGGCTCCCGCAGCACGGGTTCCCCATCCTGCTGCTGTTTGCGGTGTCGGCGGGCGCGGCGGCAACCATCTACTTCACGCAGCGCCGGCGCTACAGCGCCAGTTCCCGCGGCATCCACCGGGAGAATGTCGACGCCGACATCACCGCCGTGCTGTGGACGGCTTTCGCGGGGGTCGTGTTGGGCGGCCTCGGCATCGGAGTGGTTCTTGCCGGCTGA
- a CDS encoding DUF3592 domain-containing protein yields the protein MPTALDLAGPILEMLTWLCLPAGLVLLFYTEYLRRFVHPWAVAEAVVYSDSTGVGFRWFDRKYQVHHAPMSPHDIKDLAVGDTLPIYYHPRRPTQWRTAAPEVEGRTASVLGRCLTGIGALAFLAGFILPMF from the coding sequence ATGCCCACTGCGCTTGATCTGGCAGGTCCAATCCTGGAAATGCTGACCTGGTTGTGCCTGCCCGCAGGGCTCGTCCTGCTCTTCTACACGGAGTACCTCCGCCGCTTCGTCCACCCCTGGGCTGTGGCCGAAGCAGTGGTGTATTCGGACAGCACCGGAGTGGGTTTCCGGTGGTTCGACCGGAAATACCAGGTGCACCACGCGCCCATGTCGCCGCACGACATCAAGGATCTTGCCGTGGGAGACACGCTCCCCATCTACTACCACCCCAGGCGCCCCACGCAATGGCGGACGGCCGCACCGGAAGTGGAGGGCAGGACGGCATCCGTCCTGGGCCGCTGCCTGACTGGCATCGGGGCCCTGGCGTTTCTTGCCGGCTTCATCCTGCCGATGTTCTAG
- a CDS encoding DUF2630 family protein has protein sequence MNDQDILTRIQSLVEEEHALREASGDGQVPDRARLRQVEESLDQCWDLLRQRRAKSGTGADPDEAEARPVSEVEGYKQ, from the coding sequence ATGAACGATCAGGACATTTTGACGCGCATCCAGTCCCTCGTAGAGGAGGAGCATGCACTCCGGGAAGCTTCCGGGGACGGCCAGGTGCCGGACAGGGCGCGGCTGAGGCAGGTGGAAGAAAGCCTTGACCAGTGCTGGGACCTCCTGCGCCAGCGCCGGGCAAAGTCCGGGACCGGAGCGGACCCGGACGAGGCCGAGGCCCGGCCTGTCAGCGAGGTAGAGGGCTACAAGCAGTAA
- a CDS encoding carbon-nitrogen hydrolase family protein, with product MRLAVAQIISTADPAANLELIRDYATRAKAAGAELVVFPEATMRAFGNPLRDIAEPVDGPWAEAVRALAGELGIAIVAGMFTPGKDGRVRNTLLVTGPGLDTSYDKVHLFDAFGFAESKTVDPGEKPVTFELNGTVFGLATCYDVRFPALFTANARAGAQVNIVCASWGAGEGKAEQWDLLVRARALDSTTFVVACGQGDPQAIGDGPAGTAPTGVGHSAVISPLGTAVATLGGKPELAVVDIDPSVVDGVRAQLPVLANAREF from the coding sequence ATGCGACTGGCAGTTGCCCAGATCATCAGCACTGCAGACCCCGCAGCCAACCTGGAGCTGATCCGGGATTACGCCACCCGGGCCAAGGCTGCCGGCGCGGAACTCGTTGTCTTTCCGGAGGCCACCATGCGCGCTTTCGGAAACCCGCTCCGCGATATTGCCGAGCCGGTGGACGGGCCTTGGGCTGAAGCTGTCCGGGCTCTTGCGGGGGAACTGGGCATTGCAATCGTGGCCGGCATGTTCACGCCCGGGAAGGACGGCCGGGTGCGGAACACGCTGCTGGTCACCGGCCCGGGGCTGGACACCTCCTATGACAAGGTCCACCTGTTCGACGCCTTCGGCTTCGCCGAGTCCAAAACCGTGGATCCCGGCGAAAAGCCCGTGACCTTCGAACTCAACGGCACAGTCTTTGGGCTGGCCACGTGCTACGACGTCCGCTTCCCTGCCCTGTTTACCGCCAATGCCCGGGCGGGCGCCCAGGTCAATATCGTCTGCGCGTCGTGGGGAGCCGGCGAGGGAAAGGCCGAACAGTGGGACCTCCTGGTGCGGGCGCGCGCGCTGGACAGCACCACCTTCGTGGTGGCTTGCGGGCAAGGTGACCCCCAGGCCATCGGGGACGGCCCGGCAGGGACTGCTCCCACAGGCGTTGGCCACAGCGCCGTCATCTCGCCCCTTGGCACCGCGGTGGCAACACTGGGCGGGAAGCCGGAACTCGCCGTCGTCGACATCGATCCCTCAGTGGTGGACGGCGTCCGCGCCCAGCTTCCGGTACTGGCAAACGCCCGCGAGTTCTAG